In the genome of Pseudomonadota bacterium, the window CTCTGAGAACGCAACCCTCACGGTCTCGTACCACTCCCCGCGCGTCGACGCGGCGAGTTCGCCCACCGACACCCCGTGCCCGGCCAGGCAGGGCGTGGAGACGCAGAAGCCTGCCCTGAGCAGGGCGTCCCGAAGCGACACCGCGGTGGCCGGTGTCCCTGTGAGGCCGTGGACTATGAGGCAGCCGTTCATGAAACCACCTGTTAACACAGGGTGGCGGCATTGACAAGAAACCACCGAGGTGCGCAGAGTGCCCGCGATGCGGACGGAGATCACAACCCTCGTGTCGCGCGAGCTCGAGCTCGTGGATCGGCTCCTGGAGGAGAGCTCCTTCGGAGTCCCCTCTGCGGATTCGGTGACGGCCGAGATTGCGAAAAGCGGCGGGAAGAAGATGCGCCCCGCCGTGTTTCTGCTCGCGGCACGGGCTTTGTCGAACGGCCTCTACAGCACGAAGTCCGAGGACATGGTCCGCATCGCGGCGGCGCTCGAGCTGATCCACACGGCCAGCCTCCTGCACGACGATGTGGTGGACGGGTCGATGACCAGGCGAGGCAGGCCTTCTGCGAACGCCCTCTTCGGGAACCGGGCGAGCATCCTGGCAGGCGACCTTCTCTGGTGCAGGGCCTCCGAGTTGATCCTGCCCCTCGGAAACACGAGGCTCATGGCCGAAATAGTGGACGCGGCGCGCGACACGACCATCGGCGAGATGATGTGCGGGCAGCGGATCAGGGACCGAGGCTCGTACCTCGCCATGGTGGAGGGGAAGACCGGCTCCCTCTTCCGGGCGGCCGCACGGTCTGCCGCCATTGTCGCCGAGGCCGGCGACCCCATGGAGTCCGCT includes:
- a CDS encoding polyprenyl synthetase family protein; the protein is MRTEITTLVSRELELVDRLLEESSFGVPSADSVTAEIAKSGGKKMRPAVFLLAARALSNGLYSTKSEDMVRIAAALELIHTASLLHDDVVDGSMTRRGRPSANALFGNRASILAGDLLWCRASELILPLGNTRLMAEIVDAARDTTIGEMMCGQRIRDRGSYLAMVEGKTGSLFRAAARSAAIVAEAGDPMESALARYGTSLGAAFQIADDVIDSTTDDDTGLSGPAAVLGGTEAAIALARELSAEARRNLTPLGPSAEARALSMIADYAVDRACGVQRF